In Pogoniulus pusillus isolate bPogPus1 chromosome 20, bPogPus1.pri, whole genome shotgun sequence, the following are encoded in one genomic region:
- the OSGIN1 gene encoding oxidative stress-induced growth inhibitor 1 produces the protein MLPDRKMYASRTRPQNKSGFDPLPVVIIGNGPSGICLSYLLSGYIPYFKRDSVHPHPILQRKLEEAPDVSILDQDLEYLSEGLEGRSHSPVALLFDTLQRPDTDFGGTAESVLTWWQETDRAIPHLVLGRNAPGGAWHSIEGSMVTLSRGEWMGLPDLPFKDWLKQKRRGLRNNRATAEDIAQYYQHYVMKKGLQKNFRCGTVVTSVRKVSAESISNHAEKDQQANSDSLWNFNERSTEVFQVDGFFKTVEGDKEPFSIYAENVVLATGTYDSPTWLGVKGENLSYVYHQLSALEEAVKNSSIGITSDPVLIVGAGLTAADAILFAHHCNIPVIHVFRRGVSDPGLIFNQLPKMMYPEYHKVHQMMKEQTAACAGPYECYVSFPEHHVLSFGKDKKCILQDKNGCQKVYKVSMALVLTGSNPNLSFLPDNGIGLAVDNGQPVSPKRNPIDVDPFTYECTQDKGLYALGPLAGDNFVRFVQGGALAVASSLLKKANKNPP, from the exons ATGCTTCCAGACAGGAAGATGTATGCATCAAGGACCAGACCCCAAAATAAGAGTGGGTTTGACCCACTGCCTGTTGTGATCATAG GGAATGGACCTTCAGGAATCTGTCTCTCCTATTTGCTGTCAGGCTACATCCCTTACTTCAAAAGAGACTCTGTTCATCCTCATCCCATTCTTCAGAGGAAACTGGAAGAGGCACCTGATGTCTCCATTTTGGACCAG GATCTGGAGTATCTGTCTGAAGGCCTGGAAGGACGATCCCACAGCCCTGTGGCTCTTCTGTTTGATACTCTTCAGCGTCCAGACACAGACTTTGGTGGAACAGCAGAATCTGTCCTCACTTGGTGGCAGGAGACTGACAGAGCCATTCCCCACTTGGTCCTTGGCAGAAACGCTCCTGGGGGTGCCTGGCAT TCTATTGAGGGCTCTATGGTTaccctgagcagaggggaatGGATGGGACTCCCAGATCTCCCCTTCAAAGACTGGCTAAAGCAAAAAAGAAG AGGCCTCAGAAAcaacagagccacagcagaagACATTGCTCAGTATTACCAACACTATGTGATGAAGAAAGGGCTGCAGAAGAATTTCAGATGTGGAACTGTTGTGACCTCTGTGAGGAAAGTGAGTGCAGAGAGCATCTCCAACCATGCAGAGAAAGACCAGCAGGCCAACAGTGACTCGCTCTGGAACTTCAATGAGAGAAGTACAGAGGTCTTCCAAGTAGATGGGTTTTTCAAAACTGTGGAAGGTGACAAGGAGCCCTTTTCCATCTATGCAGAGAACGTGGTCTTAGCTACAGGAACATATGATAGTCCTACCTGGCTTGGAGTGAAGGGAGAGAACCTTTCCTATGTCTATCACCAGTTGTCTGCCCTAGAGGAAGCAGTGAAGAACAGTAGCATTGGCATCACATCAGATCCAGTCTTGATTGTGGGTGCTGGTTTGACAGCTGCTGATGCAATTCTCTTTGCTCATCATTGCAATATTCCAGTAATCCATGTTTTTCGGAGGGGAGTCAGTGATCCAGGTCTTATTTTTAACCAGCTCCCCAAAATGATGTACCCTGAATACCACAAGGTCCATCAGATGATGAAAGAACAaacagctgcttgtgctgggccCTATGAATGCTATGTTAGCTTTCCTGAGCATCACGTGCTGTCCTTTGGCAAGGACAAGAAATGCATCTTGCAGGACAAGAATGGCTGCCAGAAAGTTTATAAAGTTTCCATGGCTCTTGTTCTAACTGGCTCAAACCCCAACCTCTCCTTTCTGCCAGATAATGGCATTGGCTTGGCAGTGGACAATGGCCAACCAGTCAGTCCAAAGAGGAATCCCATAGATGTTGACCCATTTACCTATGAGTGCACTCAGGACAAAGGGCTTTATGCTCTGGGACCTCTGGCTGGAGACAACTTTGTGCGCTTTGTTCAGGGAGGGGCTCTGGCTGTGGCCAGCTCCCTgttaaagaaagcaaacaaaaatcctcCTTAA